Within the Montipora foliosa isolate CH-2021 chromosome 11, ASM3666993v2, whole genome shotgun sequence genome, the region ctgcacgtgcagcacggattttagctgaTATGTTTGCGGTCAGGCtttgcatgacgacgacgtgaaatcactaaattttaggttttgacgagaatgtgagcatgcaacagagaatctttcattctctattttcagtctgaaaccgctcgtaccaacttatttttattatacttcgcccacattgtacgacgtgaacgagatggaataatcgcgacaGGCTTTTACttgagcaaagttctattttgaggtgacgttttcgtcgacgtcgccgtcgtagatcttaaggtccctaacaacgtgaaatagccaaatttgaggttttaagaggaacgtcagcacttgacgatAAAGCTTTAtcttctcccctaaattaagcgccgtttcGATCAGTGtcgtttttgaggaactaccacacccttatCGTattaaaatagttaaaatagtcacgaaatgattacaataacgcgaatttatattttgagacgacgttctcgttgtcatcgccgtcgtcgttgcttaagttccctattgtttaggtgtaccaacatggccgccgtgacgtcacctGAAAACAATCTATTAGGTCAAGTGTAAGGGTTAAAGTGAAAGGGTTAGGCGTATTTTTTGTgaagggtaaatgcagctgtttatcagTTACGAAAgatagacaatttaagcaactgtctctaGCGATCTTATAGTGCGATGATCACTTTTACCAGCTTTCGTCTGTGATCCTCACTTCAAATTCTTTCATTCACTAGTTAGTACTTTCACCGTGGTaacacatgagcccaataaatttacctgctcccaactgagcggcttcatagctcaactggttgagcattgcaccggcatcgcagagatcaTGTGTTCGATTCCCATTCAGTAGCCAACTGATTTtgttgaggggggggggggggggggggggccgggGGCCCAGTGattagagcgcttgccttgagatccggggatctcGGGTTcgagacccgttctgaccactcgttgaatttgttcctggtagtccctggttccacttctcggctgcacttgtaaatagccaactgatttGGTTTAGGTGTTtctaagagacaattgcttaaattgttcagttaAGTGCGAGAATCACTTCTCAATTTCGTCTATAACCGCAATTCAAATACACATTCATTTCATGTTTATCTTTAGTAGAGGACTGGAGTTTGGGTGACAGTTTGTGACTTTGgttgtctgtattcccagacCATCCGCCAGTGACGTTGACGTTGACATTGGGCGAAGAGCAACGGGACGCTTACTAAAATCGTCGTGCGTCTAATTAAATACCTCAGGAACTAAGGGAAATTTACCTTCCACTTTCTTGGTCATGATTTATTGAAAAGTCTTGAAGTGATTGGGCTTTTTATTAATATCTAAAAATGATCATATTGCAGGTCAAAACCGCAGGAGgctcgaaaaaagaaaaaggcacTCGACCCATCATTCACTTTCAAAATAACCGAAGTGGATCAACATCgcgaaaacgaagcaccaatATTTAGTGATGCAGTGTACAATGATCACCAGGAAAAGCTGGTTGGCATAAGAATTCACCCCAAGGGCGTAGGCAGTGGAACAGGCAGTCATGTTGCGCTGTTCATTCATATGATTAAAGGAGACTTCGATAATTCCCTGGTTTGGCCTTTTGCTGACACAATCACTGTTAGTGTCCTAGATCAGAGTGATTCCAGCCACCGTCGCGACATCAGTCGGATCATACAAGCAAATCACTTGCCGGCTTTCCGACAGCCTGATGAAACCATTTGCCGCACCGGTTATGGCTATGAAAGGTTCGCTCGAATCGAGGAGTTCTTTGGTCCTCGATATGTGAAGGACGataaattgttgttgaaaatagagTTCTCAGGGTAATGATCAATATGTGCACCCGCAATTCAGTAAAATATTTCTCTAAGAgactttaattttgttatagATTGCACAAACGTAGTGCCTAAAACAATTCAAATGTGTGAAAAGATAATGCTATTTTAACTGCTTAAAAAGTAGAATTGGTTGATACATTTGAGATGTGCTCACCAGTTAGTTCTGCCCGGCCTTTTTCTTAAAGAAAACTATTGGCCCAAACAGAGTTAAAATAATGCAATGCGTTATAACGACCGAAGCCTAATAATTGTCCATTTCACACGGTTGATTTGGCAGCTTCAACACAGTGTAGCGTGGCTATACTGGCTTTACCTGTTTTTGCAATTTGTAGGGGAGCAATATGATCGCTGGAATTTTTAACTATTTAGTTATTTCAGGGAATCGCTACTCTTAAATAACTTGtactaagtaatttttttgtaaatattaacCAATGAAGTGTGTTGCTGTTGTAGCAACACGTTTTAAATTGGGACGTATACAAGACATGGACCCCGGGTCCATGGACCATCCCTGTGGACCACCActcattttgtaaagttacaagaataaaaatctttagacgaaagaaagAAGTAAACCTCGCACTCATTaggaaaatttaagcaggaaCCCAtaactaggagcgaacaactcacATACTAAGAGTGTGTTTCTGTGCGGGGATGATCCAAAAAAAGGATCATcattgatccaagatcacttggatcacggtgaATTAAAAGGAACCGAAAAATCCACTCTGGGATTTCTTTGATATACCATGACCCAGCTGATCTTGGATCAATGAtgcctttttcggatcatcctcGCAAAGAAACGCACCCTATTGGCTAAGACTATTTCAcggtatttttacagaccgatctatttttagactaccttttccgccaaaggcagttccagttcggtgaccctatgacgtcaagttGGTTTCTTGTGATGTGTCATCGGGCTCGTTCCCAagaaattcaatccaaaaaataaattgctGTCTGTGAAAACGTCGTTCGCAagaaattcaatccaaaaaaTGAATTGCTGTCTGTGAAAACGTCGTGACAGGAACATAGGGCTGTGGTTCATTATGGGCctctgatttaagcaattgtctgttAAAGACACCCTTACCACAAATTTGGTTGTTCCAAAGGGATTCGTTTATAGCCTTCACCTCAAATATACAATCCTTTCATTCATCGAATTCTTTACCGGAACAAATTGACCTTCTcttagcttcatagctcagttggtagaggaTTGCACCCGCATCGCAGAGGGTCATGGGTTtccaatcccgttgaagccacctgaattgtTCACGTGTTTATAAGAGAAAatttccagataagtgcgaggatgatttccctctttcgtctaaagatttttctgcttgtaacgtTACAAAATGAGGAGTGGTAGTCTACAGGGCCCAGGGATGGTCTATTGACCGaatccatgaaggggtccattgacctggtccacaggggtggtccatgtttTGCACACGTCCTTTAAATTGGACTTTTTGGATTTTTCCCTCGTAAGAACTGATGGGTTTTTTACATAGTTTTAAATCTTCGTATCACTTGCAAATGAAGTTTCTCGTGCCTTTCGCCTAGATTTCCATATTCTTAACTTTTTTGTTTACCGCATCATTATGGTGTAGATTTTTAGGATAGTATTTAAATTGAGCGcagaaaaaatgactttttaaaTATAGTGTTATATGTTTTTGGCACTCTagttttccagtgaaatttcgCTAAAGATTacaattttttggtgtttttcagTAGAGATTTTATCTTTTATATCTTATTAGCCCTTTTTCGTTGTTTGAGCACATTTGTGCGCACTTTTGCGAATgatgtaatttttgtttgcaattaaCTGGTAActttattaaaacaattaagtGATTCACTGCGCGGAGTACATCCATTTAAAAGACGCTTTCGTGAGGAGCGCCACGCCCTCttgtattagaaagccacaGGTTATCTGTGCACCCTTAGTCCAGGAGCAAGGGGAGTCCCGTGGGAATTTCACGCTGCAAGCAAACAAACCAACTATATaatgtctatctatctatatatctaACCTCGGCAGTTTCTAGCTTTACAATAACTGGTTCCTTGTTTAGGTTAACGTAATTTATTACTACGACTTGCTTGTGCGAAGATTGTcacattactcattaacacgaagacAGATAacttttgatttttcaacaatatatcactttcatctaacccaaaatcattcagatagtcaaaacttcatatttatgacccatttccttCGCATTTGTGTTTGTCAGCGTGATGATTTGCGACACTTTTATATTGttcacgtgttcacaagtttgttttctcaTGTCacagatgtttagattttcaattacaagctctgttttgattggccactctacctcattttgtaaatagttcaccctgaaatGAAAATAGACACACAGGGGACACACACAATCAGATGTGTAGCCGATTGTTACAATAAGATAACAATCTGCTACACATCCGATTGTGTGGGCCCCTGTGGTTTCTgaggaaatgaaacaaaaattctttggGAACGCATTGTCACTCTTATGGTAAACTGGTAACTAGTGCCGAGTACCCTCACACAAGTGAGACGTGTCAAAATGGCTGCCTTGGAAAAGGTGAAAATTCTAGTCGTTGGTGATTCTGGGGTTGGAAAGACGTCATTGGTACATCACATTTGTCATAACGAAAGTATTTCAAATCCGGGATGGACAATCGGCTGTACTGTAGAGGTTAAACTGTATGATTATAAGGAAGGCACCCCAGGAACGAGGAGTTTCTTTCTAGAGTTTTGGGACGTCGGTGGCTCCGCGAGTCATCAGAACTGTCGTTCAATATTTTATAATGGCGTCAATGGACTGATTCTCGCCCATGATTTAACCAACAAGAAATCCTTTACAAATCTTAGACGCTGGTTAACGGAAGTGCTGGGCTCAGGAAAGGATGGAGGCAATGTTTTGCATTCGAAGCAGTCTAAACCTTCATCTACCACAAACAAAGGCAGTTGGTTTGAATTCTCCGTTGACATTGGTGATGATTTTGATCGAGAGCAATTTGCAGGAAACCAGATCCCTGCTATTATTATTGGAACGAAACTAGATCAAGCAGGAACTGCAAGGATTCTTACATCATCTCGAGGATTAAATCTTGCTGAGGAAATAGGAGCTGATATGATCAATCTAAACTGTACAGACACAAAGCAATTGAAGCCAGGAACTCCGAACTGGATAAAGTTGTGTGCTTTCTTTGATAAAGTTATAGAAAGGAAGTTCTATTCTCGTGAATTGCCACAATTTCAGCCAACAGCTGGATTAGTAGACTCATCAAAGTATTATGATCGCTCAAAACGCAAAATGGTTTGAGTAGACCTGTTTTAGTAGGACCATCAAGATTGTATaaaaaaatattgcaaaaagaaaattgcagttCACTGTGTTTTCACAAGCTCAACTGCAAGATGGTGAAATTACTGGGAGGGTTTCCGACAGTTTCAAATTGCCACCGTTTGTGTGCCACTTTTTGCACCTGTAATGCAATTAATTTTGCAAGCTCCAAAAGAGGCTCCACTTCAACAAGGAAGCAGATCATTTAGATGTCCAGGGTTGAACCAAAACAGGCAGGAATGATTTCAAAGTGGTCATGCCAATTTTTTGCTTGTGTCTCTTTAAAGTGCAATGTTGATGTTCCTATTTTTCAGTAGCTGACCAAGTACAAAGTCAAAATACTTCAATTCATTGACTCCTGAGCTATTCCCTgctgacagagtaaaatctattaagtctcactcctcaCTCCCACGGGGTAAATGGGTCAAGTATGTGGCATCAAAAGCCCAGACGTAACAAGGTAAACGACCAGATGTAGCTTCTTACCAAAACCAAGCTAATACAGACCCTGGTCTAACTGTTTTTACTGGGAACATTGTAGCATTGGAGCTTAATCATGGTAGCCATCTTTGGTAAACATGAAAATCTGGGGACCATATCATGCAATAAGTTTTGAAGGAAGGCTGGTTGAAGATGAAAGTAACCAGcagaattttctttttcattattAAACTATGGCtcacttttaattttgttgttgacttgttGTTTTTGACTTCAGGGCTACCCTACCCCTCTCAATAAAACATGTCAATAACAGTGCCACCTAGGATTTACTGACGGTCTTCGTTCCTCTGCATGAAACTTTCTATGTTTTTTACAAGAAGGTGAAGGCTTTTCTATCCATAACAAAACGATAACAGTCAGATCTTTTAACAACTAGAAATAACTTTTTAATACTCAAATCTCTCTTCCCCACGTAGGGTACTGTAAGTTTGCCAAGACAATTTGGGGagtgttgtttgttttgcacAGTCTAGTTTTTATGCCCCAAAATGCTAGGAACTGCATCTGAGGGATATGGCCAAGGAGAATACAATATTGAGGAGttgccccctccccctcccccttcccccaccaATGTTTGCCActgggatttttttttctaaacccTCAACAGAAAAATGAATGTTAAACGAGATTGTCAAAGATGGAAGAAATCATTCATCCTCTGTAACTGATTTCTGCAAACGCAGCCCATGGCGTGACTTGACCTTTCTTTTGGCAAACTTTTCCTTGTCTTGCTGTTCCTTGGGAAGAGCTGACACTTTATTTGAGTTGTCCAGCTCTGTATCTTTATCGTTTAAGTGCTCAAGACAAATAGGATTCTCCTGCGTTGCAGACGGTAATTCATCTGCTTGCCCCTTGTTTGCGACCCTTGCCACTTTCGGTGGAGATTTGCCAACTGTATACTCAGCCATAACATTCACACCCTCCACAAACTGTGACTTAACAGGTACTTGGTCTCCCTGTAATTTATGCTTAGTAACAGACtttgaaaaggtatgtttttCTGACATAACTATATCTGAATCTGATTCTGAGAGATCGCTTGAATTATCTTTCCTTTTACGCATCTCATCCATGAAGGAGAGGGCAACATGCCTGTTTAACGCATCGCCTGACATGCCAGGGGTTCTTTCTGTGCCATCGTCTTCCAAACTGTACTTGGTCCACTTGTCTGGATGCAGCACGTGATCTGGAACTTTCATCGGTGCTCGCGGCCGAGTCTGTTTTGAATCAAGTTCACTCTTGCAAGCAGGTTCCAGTTGATCTAAACAGCTAAAAACAGAATTACTTCGACCTTGGAAATCATCATCACCGGTTATACGCATGAAATCCTTCGTTTCTTCGCTCATTCTGAAAGAGCGTAAGTTGAGGTGATCACAAACTTCACGCCATATtgtgaaaaatacaaaataggTACCAGATCGTCTCAAGATTTTCTCTCGTTAGAAACAGTGTCCTCGTTCTGGTGTGTTTTTGTTGAcaaccaatatggcggacgaaATTGAGGAGAAAATACAGAAATAACATGACCCAAATCGCCAATTCTTTGAATATCACTGCCGCGTTTCACTCACAACTCAACACTTTGTGCATCAGAGAATTTCCTTGTGGATATGGAAGTTGGGTAAATTGAAAAAGTAACAGTTAAACTGTATTTTTTGTCGTCTCCAGTTTCACATCGTTTCCTCGatcttttatttcttcttttttccagaGAGCACCCAATGTCACCAGTaatacgagtttaaaaatcaaCACTGAAGGGAAATACTCAGGTTTAAACTCCTCGTAATTTTTCAAGTAAAATGCTAATGttttaattaactaattagCCTATTGTTGGTCTTTGATCGATACATtgatattaatatttttgttcgGACGAGTAGGAAAGATTTTGTAATACAAAAAGAGgagaaaagattaaaaatcCTGGTGAAAATTTCAATGATGTAAGCAGTGTTCAAGTTTCTCCTTAGAGAAGATTTCCTACATTTATAGagttctttttaaaacttggtcgtaaatatgaagttttcctGTATGCATGGCAGTACcatggcaggtacaaaacacagggcACAGgacattgttttaccaatacagctGACCTTAGGCAAACCGGTAATTAGGcagaaacaaaagtttttaggcctaatggtAGCAACGCAAAACGTTTatggttgtttctgtattggtaaaacaatgacctgtgatgtCACGACACactggtcattgttttaccaataaagTCAtgtgtgacctgtgttttgtgtAACCTCCCTCCTTATGCATTTGTCGCTGACAGCGGATTGACTGCATTGGACAACAGAATGCTATAGACATTACTGGGAGAAGTTGGTCACTGATCTAGAAATCTTACTGTCCAGAACATTGTACATTTTGATCCAGTGAAGTCTGCTGTTTCATCTAAAAACAAAATCGATCAAATTGGCAACTTGAAGTATGGCTGGGGACATGACCTGTCGGGTGCTGATACTCGTTAAGTCACTTAATTTGACGATTCATCcatcaacatttttattttgctttaaaacTACATGACCTCAAAAACCAGCAGGGGTTGCAAGCAGAGATCTTTAAAtggtttctgttttgtttttcgatAGAACACAGTGCTCAGTTGGAGAGTGTTGAAAGCCTCCAAGGGCTGGCAGTGAAGATCCCCTATAATGCAGACTGCAGCTGGAGTGATGAAGCAGAGAGTCTGCGAGAGATCGCAGTTAAGACACCAGACAAACTTTCCAAAACATATATCCTAAAATTCTTCAAGTCATTGAGAATTGTGGACAAAAAGGTAAGTGTTCACTTGCATATTGTATATGTGTTGTGCTTcaaattttctctttgtttaagatttttcaaaccagttcaatttccgtttttctttgtctaatattcattaTTATAATCTGAAACacaggaaaatcaaaattgaactggtttagaAAAtcttgaactacaacatatgcATACAgaataatatataatttgaaCTATGTTACATTCCAGGCTTCAGGCGCAATAGGGCATTTTTTGCAGCACTTTTTATCActgttttgcataagaatagagCTCATTTCCTATTTGGTAATAGTTTGGGGCACAGACGTAGCCACCCCAATATGATGTAAAAGGAAGAAATAAACACCCCTTGGTAATGCAGTATCcacatttataataattattattgcaggCTGGTAGGGTTTGAAAACTCAGGGTCATTACAGTTTCATAACATTAGGAATCATGAATTTTATCTGCACCAACTAGCTATTGTGTCTGGTGTCTATTTTAAATGTCAGGTAACAGAAATTGATGAAGGACTTCTTCAGTTGAGTAATCTGAAAAAGCTTAGTTTGAGTGCTAATTTAATCAAGCAGATAGACTCCAAAAGACTTCCAAAAGGATTAGAGGTAATTATTCCTCATAAAATACACAAATGACTGTCACTGAATTACGATGTTTTAACTGTACTTTAAAATTTTTGGCAAACTCTTAAGCTTCTGTTAAACTCATGTCCCATATCTTGAATGCAATGccaaatattattaattaaaaggcTTTCTTATGAAGTCATTGTTGAACATGGTTCATGTTGTGATTCATAGTTTTAGAAATTGCTGAGTTTTTACACCAACAGTTACTTATACTATGTAAAGTAGTGCAAAATATAAAAAGTACGAAAGACACTTAACTCAAACATTTTCTCTCAAAAGATGTCAATAGAAAGAGTTAATGTTgtgataattttaatttatagGAACTGGAACTTGCAGCAAATCAGATTTCAGACATCAGTACTCTGTGTGTATGTCCTCCTCCATTGATCCACCTCGGCCTCAGCTATAACCAGATTTCTTCTGTTACAGGTCACATGAAAGCAACTTCCTGGTAAGTCACAGTGAAATTCATCAATGACATTATGGTCTCGAAGCTTAGGCACTCCAATACTGTGTTATGCTAAGCATTACTTGTCCTGAGTTGCAATGCATTTTGAGGCAATGTGTGCCAGGACATTGCCCAATTTTATAAACTATGCAAAGAGGTGTTTGATTCTTGTCAAAGAGATTTATGTTTCAGGGGAGATATGAGCATACTTGGGAAAAAATCTAAGTGCTCCCAGGACAGTAGCTTGCGATTGCAGACCGTGACGGTTGTTTCTCTCccctgaaaaaaaatatatagcgTCTGTGGGCAATTGAGCTGCTAACTGATTTCTGTGATGTAAAACTTTGACGTTTCATTCGTAGTTTCCACAgctgtaacaataataattacacgAATCACACCTACATCATTCGACTGTCTCTTCTCTTATGGAACGTGATTTCCCCCCCCTtcgccaccccccccccccccaaaaaaaaaaaaaaaataataataataataaagaaatctAAAGTAGTTACATCACAGAAATCATTTAGCAGCTTGTGTCCAGTCAGACACTATTTTTCAGGGGGAGAGAAACAGCTGCTGGAAATATGTCTGCATTTGCAGGCTACCAGGGCAGGACTATAACACTTTGGATGCCTCTACCTCTGTCAGCTACTGGAGATTATGGGTGGCTGTCAAACTAAGTTCAGGTGACAAACCTGTATACTGCTATGACAGGATTGGAATGTCAAAAGTTGCAATTATTTTTGCAAAGAGATCATGGGTCAATCTGTTTCCACAGCTACGCACATTGAGTGTGGCAAGGGATTAGTCAATCTGCATAACTGTGGTACAACTCAATCATTGATGAGTAatttattgtaataataataataataataataataataataataataataataagtcgTTGCTTAGGAAGTTAAAAGTTAGTTTTGGAAGAAAAAGGAGACAAGAGGAAGCCAAAGTCCTAAACCGCCAGTTTAAAGAAGATCCTGGCCGAGTGTATGCCACCATCACGATGATGGCGGAGGAAGATCCAGATAACGCCCGGCCAAAGTATAAAGTAGCTCGGAACGAAGATCAGACCAGCGCGAGCAAAGGTGTGTTTAGTGACATTGTCGAAGCTGAGGGGTTTTGGAGAAGACTGTGGGAGGAGAGGGGGACTGGGGATGAAAATGCAGAATGGCTCAAGGAAATAGAGTTAGCGATTAGTCAACGTGTTCCCTCACCAACGGTGGGGGCCTGGACCCTGGATACAAACGAGGCGGTTAAGGTTATCCTAAAGAAGCGGAACTGGAGTGCGCCTGGCCCTGATAGGGTGGTTAACTATTGGTGGAAGCGAGCATGTACACTCCATGAGGGCGTGGCATCTGCCTTCAAAACCATCACCAGCAGTTCATGCGCGTACCCTAAGTGGTTCACAGAGGGTAAGACGAGGCTGATACCCAAGCAGGGTGATTTCACCAGTGAGAACCAGCGCCCTATCACGTGTTTAAATACGTCATACAAATGGTTCACCTCGTGCGTACTGGGGCCCATGGATCAACATCTGAAGGTGTACGACTTAATGGAGAAACAGCAAAGGGGAGCAAAGGCAGGATGCAGTGGGACGACCGACAACCTACTGATTGATAGGACAGTAACTTTGGACTGCCATAGGCACAAGCGTAATCTCAGCGTAGCTTGGGTAGATGTACGCAAGGCCTATGACTCTGTCGATCATAGATGGCTCAATAAGATCATGCTAGTCCACAGGTTCCCAGTCTGGATCTGTGAAGTCGTGAGAAAGCTATGTGCGGCGTGGAACACCAGGATCGTCGCTAACACCAAAGTGGGCAACGAGACCTCCCATGTGATCAGTTTTAACAGAGGTCTACCCCAAGGAGATGCTCTATGTCCGCGCTTGTTTACGTTGTGCTTAAACCCAGTAGCATGGAAGCTGCGCTCCACCGAAGGCTATAGGCTCTCAAGACCGGTAGGGTCCAAAGTCACAAATCTACTGTACATTGACGACTTAAAGGTCTTCACAGCGTCACAAGCAAAGCTTAACATAGTACTCAAGATGACAAAGGAAGCAATGGAGGACATTGGGTTGCAGTGGAATCCAAAGAAGTGCAATGTGCTCAACGTGAGAAGGGGTGTTCCGGTTGATATTCCTGAAGGGTTCAAGTCAGGGGAGACGGTCATCGATAGCCTGAAAGAAGATACTACCTACCGGTTCCTCGGAGCACCGGAACGGCTACTTCAAGAAGAAAAGCTCGCTCTGCATTGTACTTCCAAGACCTACCTGCAGAGACTCTCGGTTATCTGGTCGAGCCCACTGTCAGACACCAACAGAGTTCAAGCGTCCAATCAGCTTGCCATGCCAGTGTTGTCGTACCTTATGTGGTCCCAACACTGGTGTCTGACAGACTTGCGCGACATCGATAGAAAGGCACGGAAGATCGTGTGTGAGAGTGGTGGCAAGCATCCACTAGGGCTGAAAGCGACTGTCTATCTGCCAAGGGCTCTGGGAGGACGTGGAATGAGATCGGTAGAGGAAGAGTACAAAATGACTAAGATCAAGTCAGCCATTAAGCTGTATAGTAATGAGGACTCCACAATGAGCCTGGTGCGAGCGTTTGAAGAGAATGCGGCACATCAAGGTCATCAGTCGCTCGTCAAAGAGGCTAGAATGTTTGCAGAGGAATTGGGGTTCACCCTTGACCTGAGTTTTCCGCACCCCAAGTGCCGTGACAACACAGATGGAGCAGATGTGCCCAGAGATAAGATCAAGAGGCACCT harbors:
- the LOC137976410 gene encoding rab-like protein 3, producing the protein MAALEKVKILVVGDSGVGKTSLVHHICHNESISNPGWTIGCTVEVKLYDYKEGTPGTRSFFLEFWDVGGSASHQNCRSIFYNGVNGLILAHDLTNKKSFTNLRRWLTEVLGSGKDGGNVLHSKQSKPSSTTNKGSWFEFSVDIGDDFDREQFAGNQIPAIIIGTKLDQAGTARILTSSRGLNLAEEIGADMINLNCTDTKQLKPGTPNWIKLCAFFDKVIERKFYSRELPQFQPTAGLVDSSKYYDRSKRKMV
- the LOC137976412 gene encoding uncharacterized protein, with the protein product MSEETKDFMRITGDDDFQGRSNSVFSCLDQLEPACKSELDSKQTRPRAPMKVPDHVLHPDKWTKYSLEDDGTERTPGMSGDALNRHVALSFMDEMRKRKDNSSDLSESDSDIVMSEKHTFSKSVTKHKLQGDQVPVKSQFVEGVNVMAEYTVGKSPPKVARVANKGQADELPSATQENPICLEHLNDKDTELDNSNKVSALPKEQQDKEKFAKRKVKSRHGLRLQKSVTEDE